The following proteins are encoded in a genomic region of Oncorhynchus keta strain PuntledgeMale-10-30-2019 chromosome 6, Oket_V2, whole genome shotgun sequence:
- the LOC118385101 gene encoding delta(14)-sterol reductase TM7SF2-like isoform X1 — protein sequence MHAVGPKTNLYFCFHALCITAVLLTLPLWLGMPLGYLFELLLPLAVCAIGVSFLLSPYLYICSFWAPHHALAQGGNTGNPLYDLFMGQELNPRIGSFDLKYFCELRPGLIGWVVINLGMLMKEVELRDPASLAMILVNSFQLLYVADALWNEVLGIISSENPTPRRTNSDPMHPSVAYLETIATATGKRLLVSGWWGLVRHPNYLGDLLMALAWSLPCGFNHFLPSMLCTSLSCERPVMSGTAGPSMPWPRTPTADVCPTGYSPMSTELSWTGQGRTRAQGHAIG from the exons ATGCATGCTGTTGGTCCAAAGACTAATTTATATTTTT GTTTTCATGCCCTGTGCATCACAGCTGTGCTGTTGACATTGCCACTATGGCTAGGGATGCCCCTGGGGTATCTCTTTGAGCTGTTGTTGCCCCTGGCAGTGTGTGCTATTGGGGTgtcattcctcctctccccctacctctacaTATGCTCCTTCTGGGCCCCTCACCATGCCCTCGCCCAGGGGGGAAACACAG GAAACCCTCTGTATGACTTATTTATGGGACAAGAGCTGAACCCGCGGATTGGGAGCTTCGATCTGAAATACTTTTGTGAGCTGAGACCAGGTCTGATTGGCTGG GTGGTGATTAACCTTGGGATGCTGATGAAAGAGGTGGAGTTACGGGACCCTGCCTCCCTGGCCATGATACTGGTCAACAGCTTCCAGCTGCTCTACGTGGCGGATGCTCTGTGGAATGAG GTGTTGGGTATTATATCTTCAGAAAATCCAACTCCCAGAAGAACCAATTCAGACCCAATGCATCCCAGTGTGGCAT ACCTGGAGACTATTGCCACAGCAACGGGGAAGCGCCTTTTGGTGTCAGGCTGGTGGGGCCTCGTCCGCCACCCTAACTACTTAGGAGACCTTCTCATGGCCCTGGCATGGTCCCTGCCGTGTG GATTCAACCATTTTCTACCTTCTATGTTGTGTACTTCACTGTCCTGCGAGAGGCCCGTGATGAGCGGCACTGCAGGGCCAAGTATGCCTTGGCCTAGGACGCCTACTGCAGATGTGTGCCCTACAGGATATTCCCCTATGTCTACTGAGCTGAGCTGGACCGGTCAGGGCAGAACCAGGGCCCAGGGACATGCAATAGGATAG
- the LOC118385101 gene encoding delta(14)-sterol reductase TM7SF2-like isoform X2: MPLGYLFELLLPLAVCAIGVSFLLSPYLYICSFWAPHHALAQGGNTGNPLYDLFMGQELNPRIGSFDLKYFCELRPGLIGWVVINLGMLMKEVELRDPASLAMILVNSFQLLYVADALWNEVLGIISSENPTPRRTNSDPMHPSVAYLETIATATGKRLLVSGWWGLVRHPNYLGDLLMALAWSLPCGFNHFLPSMLCTSLSCERPVMSGTAGPSMPWPRTPTADVCPTGYSPMSTELSWTGQGRTRAQGHAIG, from the exons ATGCCCCTGGGGTATCTCTTTGAGCTGTTGTTGCCCCTGGCAGTGTGTGCTATTGGGGTgtcattcctcctctccccctacctctacaTATGCTCCTTCTGGGCCCCTCACCATGCCCTCGCCCAGGGGGGAAACACAG GAAACCCTCTGTATGACTTATTTATGGGACAAGAGCTGAACCCGCGGATTGGGAGCTTCGATCTGAAATACTTTTGTGAGCTGAGACCAGGTCTGATTGGCTGG GTGGTGATTAACCTTGGGATGCTGATGAAAGAGGTGGAGTTACGGGACCCTGCCTCCCTGGCCATGATACTGGTCAACAGCTTCCAGCTGCTCTACGTGGCGGATGCTCTGTGGAATGAG GTGTTGGGTATTATATCTTCAGAAAATCCAACTCCCAGAAGAACCAATTCAGACCCAATGCATCCCAGTGTGGCAT ACCTGGAGACTATTGCCACAGCAACGGGGAAGCGCCTTTTGGTGTCAGGCTGGTGGGGCCTCGTCCGCCACCCTAACTACTTAGGAGACCTTCTCATGGCCCTGGCATGGTCCCTGCCGTGTG GATTCAACCATTTTCTACCTTCTATGTTGTGTACTTCACTGTCCTGCGAGAGGCCCGTGATGAGCGGCACTGCAGGGCCAAGTATGCCTTGGCCTAGGACGCCTACTGCAGATGTGTGCCCTACAGGATATTCCCCTATGTCTACTGAGCTGAGCTGGACCGGTCAGGGCAGAACCAGGGCCCAGGGACATGCAATAGGATAG
- the vps51 gene encoding vacuolar protein sorting-associated protein 51 homolog isoform X1, with protein MDGDINAPGTTPPDSDPARKRRVHGMLKLYYGLNEEGKTVDQAESMDPCDINGPHFDPEVYLNKLRRECSLGELMDQETCMVKQIRSLDSDMQTLVYENYNKFISATDTIRKMKNDFKKMEDEMDCLSTNMASITDFSARISGTLQDQHAQITKLSGVHTLLRKLQFLFELPARLNKCLELQAYAQAVSSHRRARCVLQQYSHMPSFRGIQDDCHAIMDKLAQELRQKFRDGGSSAKDLSECVELLLQLDEPAEELCDKFLSHAQSRLEADLLGLEAELRPPLSSGPTAVTDPYTGPACRLSVEPTAGSPTGPSSLNNPFLSPSSRTDILEFIDRGCNEFVSSLCLVIASYQELFVNRPQEGELASKNIPQMAIGKLHAFVDALATRYFSLVERRIQEEKSVGDNSLLVRALDRFHRRLQAVAKLLPGSAVPSQGTEIVVRAARERIKQYLAALQSFYLNSLTDVRQALAAPRLGGSSAGGGSHLGGPATGKDAPASLPELLSTLSASILNQIKSVLASVHLFTAKDITFSNKPYFKGEFCSHGVRESLVVNFIKFVCQSSRQFCESAGDRGGSTPPALLLLLSRLCLDYETSTITYILTLTDEQFLVQHHSPVTAVTALCGEAREAAQKLLNHYVKVQGLIISQMLRKSVETRDWVNTIEPRNVRAVMKRVVEDTTSIDVQVGLLYEEGVRKAHSSDSSKRTFSVYSSSRQQTRYAPSYTPSAPMDTNLLSNIHKLFSERVEIFSPVEFNKVSVLTGIIKISLKTFLECVRLRTFGRYGLQQIQVDCHYLQMYLWRFVSDENLVHFLLDEIVGSTAHRCLDPAPMEQSVIEVICERG; from the exons CTCAGGAGAGAATGTTCCCTTGGAGAGCTGATGGACCAGGAGACCTGCATGGTCAAGCAGATCCGCTCCTTGGACAGTGACATGCAGACATTGGTGTATGAGAACTACAACAAGTTCATCTCTGCCACAG ACACAATCAGAAAAATGAAGAATGATTTTAAGAAGATGGAGGATGAAATGGACTGTCTCTCTACCAACATGGCTTCTATCACAGATTTCAGTGCACGCATCAGTGGGACTCTTCAAGACCAGCATGCACAGATCACCAAACTGTCAG GAGTCCATACTCTCCTGAGGAAGCTGCAGTTCCTGTTTGAGCTGCCTGCCAGGCTGAATAAGTGCCTGGAACTGCAGGCCTATGCCCAGGCAGTGAGCTCCCATCGTCGTGCCCGCTGCGTGCTGCAGCAGTACAGCCACATGCCCTCCTTCAGGGGCATCCAGGATGACTGTCATGCCATCATGGACAAGTTGGCACAGGAGCTTAGGCAGAAATTCAG AGATGGAGGTTCGAGTGCGAAGGACCTTTCAGAGTGTGTGGAGCTTCTGCTGCAGCTGGATGAGCCGGCAGAGGAACTCTGTGACAAGTTCCTGAGTCATGCCCAGTCACGATTGGAAGCAGACCTCCTAGGACTGGAAGCGGAGCTGAGACCACCATTGTCCTCTGGACCCACAGCAGTGACAGATCCCTACACTGGCCCCGCCTGCAGATTGTCAGTTGAACCCACTGCTGGATCTCCCACTGGCCCCTCCTCTCTAAAcaatcccttcctctctcccagctCAAGGACTGATATTTTGGAATTCATAGACAGAGGTTGCAATGAATTCGTTAGCAGCCTTTGCTTGGTCATTGCCTCGTACCAAGAGTTGTTTGTTAACCGTCCGCAAGAGGGTGAGCTGGCCTCCAAAAACATCCCCCAGATGGCTATTGGCAAGCTGCATGCTTTTGTGGATGCACTGGCCACCCGCTACTTCTCCCTGGTTGAGAGGAGGATACAGGAGGAGAAAAGTGTTGGAGACAACTCTCTCCTGGTCCGGGCTCTGGATCGTTTCCACCGCAGGCTCCAGGCCGTGGCCAAACTGCTGCCTGGGTCTGCTGTGCCCAGCCAGGGGACTGAGATCGTAGTGCGAGCAGCCAGGGAGAGGATCAAGCAGTACCTGGCAGCCCTGCAGAGCTTCTACTTGAACAGCCTGACAGACGTGAGGCAGGCCCTAGCAGCCCCTCGGCTGGGTGGAAGCTCTGCCGGAGGTGGGTCTCATCTAGGGGGGCCAGCCACTGGGAAAGATGCTCCGGCCAGCTTGCCAGagctcctctccactctgtctgcCTCCATTCTCAATCAGATCAAATCAGTCCTGGCATCCGTGCACCTTTTTACTGCAAAGGACATCACCTTCTCCAACAAGCCTTACTTCAAG gGGGAGTTTTGTAGCCACGGTGTGCGTGAGAGCCTGGTGGTTAACTTCATTAAGTTTGTGTGCCAGTCCTCGCGTCAGTTCTGTGAGAGTGCAGGAGACCGGGGCGGCTCTACACCCCCTGCCCTCCTACTGCTGCTGTCACGCCTCTGCCTGGACTATGAAACCTCCACCATCACCTACATCCTCACCCTCACAGACGAACAGTTTCTTGTGCAG CATCACTCTCCTGTAACTGCAGTCACAGCTTTATGTGGAGAGGCCAGAGAGGCAGCACAGAAGCTACTGAACCATTATGTCAAG GTTCAGGGCCTGATCATATCCCAGATGCTGAGAAAGAGTGTGGAGACACGAGACTGGGTCAACACCATCGAGCCACGGAATGTCCGTGCTGTGATGAAGAGAGTGGTGGAGGATACCACCTCTATTGATGTGCAG GTGGGTCTTCTctatgaggagggggtgaggAAAGCCCACAGCAGTGACTCCAGCAAAAGGACCTTCTCCGTCTATAGCAGTTCGAGGCAGCAAACCCGCTACGCCCCTAGCTACACACCTAG TGCTCCTATGGATACCAATCTCCTGAGTAATATACACAAGCTCTTCTCTGAGCGGGTTGAAATATTCAGTCCTGTGGAGTTTAACAAG GTCTCTGTGTTGACGGGAATCATAAAGATCAGTCTGAAGACGTTCCTGGAGTGTGTCCGCCTGCGTACCTTTGGTCGTTATGGCCTGCAACAGATTCAGGTGGACTGCCACTACCTGCAGATGTACCTCTGGCGCTTTGTCTCCGATGAGAACCTGGTCCACTTCCTGCTCGATGAGATAGTGGGCAGCACTGCCCACCGCTGTCTGGACCCTGCTCCCATGGAGCAGAGCGTCATCGAGGTCATCTGTGAGAGAGGTTAA
- the znhit2 gene encoding zinc finger HIT domain-containing protein 2: MNPILRQRIPPSVRKLLTDIGPRDEHHCSEWPDTEPETVTRDGIELPARGTTNSSEFLTPGTGKEDGDADHTDATTQSKVCGLCLCKLSYYTCPRCNVPYCGLECYRSTNHSVCSEEFYKESVLQELKDIGETECEGRKKMQDILLRLRHMADGAEGGMEGVLKTVEEMGGSEETKERAQVLDLLSKLAEIQSSGEENVEEIEEILTKLKELGDTDEEAGQVVSANVEDAEELDLADRLLGLDIDALSEEALWDLLSSQEKEKFRSLVKGGAVGALVPLWRPWWEQHEEGEKALMEVLKEEMGEPEGDDAAEQRVSRTRETVKTNKEGQGGSLRKEEVSGLSSCEKREAERHIVVIADNEVKDSGKRLESVGKSGKEQGQRKCKGKYRKEASKAKGPKSIPGVPPINVKIPPLSSLSSHPSPLVRHGLVDALFGYTFTLRLFNGVIESDVIQEFCQMVLTVSEALSSGRVFSSLQESLEGGEAAILAGGYFDREDPSSPARAVEAVAHILTGRSKQDVIGYSLAALSQLRMVLSQARAALPKEGEEGDMRKKYFLAGKKCEFFQAWVSDNAQEVRRLAAGLWREHRKREDERSVLQKEKRRVEESWKKGRGKAKGVLIKEID, from the coding sequence ATGAATCCAATACTTAGACAGAGAATCCCTCCATCTGTGCGGAAGTTGTTGACTGACATTGGACCAAGGGATGAGCACCACTGCAGTGAATGGCCTGACACAGAGCCTGAGACTGTCACTAGAGATGGAATTGAGCTTCCTGCCAGAGGAACCACCAATAGCAGTGAATTTCTGACACCAGGTACTGGGAAAGAGGATGGAGATGCAGACCATACAGATGCCACAACACAAAGCAAAGTGTGTGGGCTGTGCTTATGCAAACTCTCTTACTACACCTGTCCACGATGCAATGTACCTTACTGTGGCCTGGAATGCTACCGGAGTACAAATCATTCTGTGTGCTCAGAGGAATTCTATAAGGAGTCTGTGTTACAGGAGCTGAAAGATATTGGAGAAACAGAGTGTGAGGGGAGGAAGAAGATGCAGGATATTCTGTTAAGGCTGAGACATATGGCAgatggggcagagggagggatggagggtgttTTAAAGACCGTAGAGGAGATGGGAGGTAGTGAGGAGACAAAGGAAAGAGCACAGGTTTTAGACCTCCTCTCCAAGTTAGCAGAGATTCAATCATCTGGGGAAGAGAATGTGGAGGAGATTGAGGAGATTTTAACCAAACTCAAAGAGTTAGGAGACACGGATGAAGAAGCAGGGCAGGTGGTTTCTGCAAATGTTGAAGACGCCGAGGAGCTAGACTTGGCTGACAGGCTCTTGGGGCTGGATATCGATGCTCTCTCTGAGGAGGCATTGTGGGACCTTTTGAGCAGCCAGGAGAAGGAGAAGTTTAGGAGTCTGGTGAAGGGTGGCGCTGTAGGAGCTCTGGTCCCCCTGTGGAGACCGTGGTGGGAGCAGCACGAGGAGGGGGAGAAAGCTCTGATGGAGGTACTGAAGGAAGAGATGGGCGAGCCAGAAGGAGATGATGCAGCAGAACAGAGAGTGAGCAGGACAAGAGAAACAGTGAAGACAAATAAAGAAGGACAGGGGGGGAGTCTGCGTAAGGAAGAAGTGTCAGGTTTATCCAGTTGTGAAAAAAGAGAGGCAGAACGTCACATTGTGGTCATTGCGGATAATGAAGTCAAGGATTCTGGGAAAAGACTTGAGAGTGTGGGTAAATCAGGGAAGGAGCAGGGACAGAGAAAGTGTAAGGGAAAATACAGAAAAGAGGCGAGCAAGGCTAAGGGACCAAAATCAATCCCTGGTGTGCCTCCAATCAATGTCAAAATCCCACCTCTGAGCTCCTTGTCATCCCATCCATCCCCTCTTGTTCGCCATGGCTTGGTCGATGCACTGTTTGGCTACACCTTCACCCTACGCCTGTTCAATGGTGTCATCGAGTCAGACGTAATTCAGGAGTTTTGTCAAATGGTTCTCACTGTGTCCGAGGCCCTGAGCTCAGGCAGGGTGTTCAGCTCCCTCCAGGAGAGCCTTGAGGGAGGTGAGGCAGCCATTTTGGCCGGGGGCTACTTTGACCGAGAGGACCCCAGTTCCCCAGCCAGGGCTGTGGAGGCTGTGGCTCATATTCTGACTGGGAGAAGTAAGCAGGATGTCATTGGATACTCCTTGGCAGCTTTGAGCCAACTCCGTATGGTGCTATCCCAAGCCAGGGCAGCTCTGCccaaagagggagaagagggggacatGAGAAAGAAGTATTTCCTCGCGGGGAAGAAATGTGAGTTCTTTCAAGCTTGGGTGTCTGACAATGCCCAGGAGGTGAGAAGACTGGCCGCTGGGTTATGGAGAGAGCACAggaagagggaggatgagaggagtgttttgcagaaggagaagagaagagttgaAGAAAGCTGGAAGAAGGGAAGAGGAAAAGCGAAGGGTGTGTTGATTAAAGAAATAGATTAA
- the vps51 gene encoding vacuolar protein sorting-associated protein 51 homolog isoform X2 — MDQETCMVKQIRSLDSDMQTLVYENYNKFISATDTIRKMKNDFKKMEDEMDCLSTNMASITDFSARISGTLQDQHAQITKLSGVHTLLRKLQFLFELPARLNKCLELQAYAQAVSSHRRARCVLQQYSHMPSFRGIQDDCHAIMDKLAQELRQKFRDGGSSAKDLSECVELLLQLDEPAEELCDKFLSHAQSRLEADLLGLEAELRPPLSSGPTAVTDPYTGPACRLSVEPTAGSPTGPSSLNNPFLSPSSRTDILEFIDRGCNEFVSSLCLVIASYQELFVNRPQEGELASKNIPQMAIGKLHAFVDALATRYFSLVERRIQEEKSVGDNSLLVRALDRFHRRLQAVAKLLPGSAVPSQGTEIVVRAARERIKQYLAALQSFYLNSLTDVRQALAAPRLGGSSAGGGSHLGGPATGKDAPASLPELLSTLSASILNQIKSVLASVHLFTAKDITFSNKPYFKGEFCSHGVRESLVVNFIKFVCQSSRQFCESAGDRGGSTPPALLLLLSRLCLDYETSTITYILTLTDEQFLVQHHSPVTAVTALCGEAREAAQKLLNHYVKVQGLIISQMLRKSVETRDWVNTIEPRNVRAVMKRVVEDTTSIDVQVGLLYEEGVRKAHSSDSSKRTFSVYSSSRQQTRYAPSYTPSAPMDTNLLSNIHKLFSERVEIFSPVEFNKVSVLTGIIKISLKTFLECVRLRTFGRYGLQQIQVDCHYLQMYLWRFVSDENLVHFLLDEIVGSTAHRCLDPAPMEQSVIEVICERG; from the exons ATGGACCAGGAGACCTGCATGGTCAAGCAGATCCGCTCCTTGGACAGTGACATGCAGACATTGGTGTATGAGAACTACAACAAGTTCATCTCTGCCACAG ACACAATCAGAAAAATGAAGAATGATTTTAAGAAGATGGAGGATGAAATGGACTGTCTCTCTACCAACATGGCTTCTATCACAGATTTCAGTGCACGCATCAGTGGGACTCTTCAAGACCAGCATGCACAGATCACCAAACTGTCAG GAGTCCATACTCTCCTGAGGAAGCTGCAGTTCCTGTTTGAGCTGCCTGCCAGGCTGAATAAGTGCCTGGAACTGCAGGCCTATGCCCAGGCAGTGAGCTCCCATCGTCGTGCCCGCTGCGTGCTGCAGCAGTACAGCCACATGCCCTCCTTCAGGGGCATCCAGGATGACTGTCATGCCATCATGGACAAGTTGGCACAGGAGCTTAGGCAGAAATTCAG AGATGGAGGTTCGAGTGCGAAGGACCTTTCAGAGTGTGTGGAGCTTCTGCTGCAGCTGGATGAGCCGGCAGAGGAACTCTGTGACAAGTTCCTGAGTCATGCCCAGTCACGATTGGAAGCAGACCTCCTAGGACTGGAAGCGGAGCTGAGACCACCATTGTCCTCTGGACCCACAGCAGTGACAGATCCCTACACTGGCCCCGCCTGCAGATTGTCAGTTGAACCCACTGCTGGATCTCCCACTGGCCCCTCCTCTCTAAAcaatcccttcctctctcccagctCAAGGACTGATATTTTGGAATTCATAGACAGAGGTTGCAATGAATTCGTTAGCAGCCTTTGCTTGGTCATTGCCTCGTACCAAGAGTTGTTTGTTAACCGTCCGCAAGAGGGTGAGCTGGCCTCCAAAAACATCCCCCAGATGGCTATTGGCAAGCTGCATGCTTTTGTGGATGCACTGGCCACCCGCTACTTCTCCCTGGTTGAGAGGAGGATACAGGAGGAGAAAAGTGTTGGAGACAACTCTCTCCTGGTCCGGGCTCTGGATCGTTTCCACCGCAGGCTCCAGGCCGTGGCCAAACTGCTGCCTGGGTCTGCTGTGCCCAGCCAGGGGACTGAGATCGTAGTGCGAGCAGCCAGGGAGAGGATCAAGCAGTACCTGGCAGCCCTGCAGAGCTTCTACTTGAACAGCCTGACAGACGTGAGGCAGGCCCTAGCAGCCCCTCGGCTGGGTGGAAGCTCTGCCGGAGGTGGGTCTCATCTAGGGGGGCCAGCCACTGGGAAAGATGCTCCGGCCAGCTTGCCAGagctcctctccactctgtctgcCTCCATTCTCAATCAGATCAAATCAGTCCTGGCATCCGTGCACCTTTTTACTGCAAAGGACATCACCTTCTCCAACAAGCCTTACTTCAAG gGGGAGTTTTGTAGCCACGGTGTGCGTGAGAGCCTGGTGGTTAACTTCATTAAGTTTGTGTGCCAGTCCTCGCGTCAGTTCTGTGAGAGTGCAGGAGACCGGGGCGGCTCTACACCCCCTGCCCTCCTACTGCTGCTGTCACGCCTCTGCCTGGACTATGAAACCTCCACCATCACCTACATCCTCACCCTCACAGACGAACAGTTTCTTGTGCAG CATCACTCTCCTGTAACTGCAGTCACAGCTTTATGTGGAGAGGCCAGAGAGGCAGCACAGAAGCTACTGAACCATTATGTCAAG GTTCAGGGCCTGATCATATCCCAGATGCTGAGAAAGAGTGTGGAGACACGAGACTGGGTCAACACCATCGAGCCACGGAATGTCCGTGCTGTGATGAAGAGAGTGGTGGAGGATACCACCTCTATTGATGTGCAG GTGGGTCTTCTctatgaggagggggtgaggAAAGCCCACAGCAGTGACTCCAGCAAAAGGACCTTCTCCGTCTATAGCAGTTCGAGGCAGCAAACCCGCTACGCCCCTAGCTACACACCTAG TGCTCCTATGGATACCAATCTCCTGAGTAATATACACAAGCTCTTCTCTGAGCGGGTTGAAATATTCAGTCCTGTGGAGTTTAACAAG GTCTCTGTGTTGACGGGAATCATAAAGATCAGTCTGAAGACGTTCCTGGAGTGTGTCCGCCTGCGTACCTTTGGTCGTTATGGCCTGCAACAGATTCAGGTGGACTGCCACTACCTGCAGATGTACCTCTGGCGCTTTGTCTCCGATGAGAACCTGGTCCACTTCCTGCTCGATGAGATAGTGGGCAGCACTGCCCACCGCTGTCTGGACCCTGCTCCCATGGAGCAGAGCGTCATCGAGGTCATCTGTGAGAGAGGTTAA
- the LOC118385106 gene encoding LOW QUALITY PROTEIN: 39S ribosomal protein L49, mitochondrial-like (The sequence of the model RefSeq protein was modified relative to this genomic sequence to represent the inferred CDS: inserted 1 base in 1 codon) yields MICRSRMHNVPVYTYLTHGSHTXKVEGNIWAFEKDVKEYLQQLTGKHLPTQVNEVTMTIRVKGHFDTALKEWLVKKGF; encoded by the exons ATGATCTGTCGCTCCCGAATGCACAATGTTCCTGTCTACACTTACCTCACCCATGGCAGTCACA ACAAGGTTGAAGGGAACATCTGG GCTTTTGAGAAGGATGTTAAGGAGTACCTGCAACAGCTTACTGGCAAACACCTGCCAACCCAGGTCAATGAAGTGACCATGACAATTCGAGTCAAAGGTCACTTTGATACAGCGCTGAAGGAGTGGCTGGTGAAGAAGGGATTCTAA